The Dasypus novemcinctus isolate mDasNov1 chromosome 2, mDasNov1.1.hap2, whole genome shotgun sequence genome contains the following window.
GTTCTTAAAGTTGAAGAATGTTTCCTGGCTGTGGTCAGAGGGAGAGGTAATAACAAAAGAATGGTCAGAGATGCAATATTGCTGACCTTGGAGATGGAGGAAGTGGACTCCCAATCAAGGAATGCCGGTGACCCCTAGAACCTGGAAAAGGCACCCCAAGAGCCTCCAGAGAAAGCACAGCTCTGGCAATACCTTGATTTCAGTCCAGTGAAACCCATTTTAGGCTTCTGACTCTAGAACCACAAGAAAatgattttgttctgttttaagccactaagtgtgtggtaatttgttatagcaaaaATAGAAAACGAATACACAACTTGGTACCGTGAAGCAGGGTGCTGTTGCAGCAAATACCTAAAGTGGGAGAAATGGCTTTGGGATAGGGTAATGGGCACAAGTAGAAGAATTTTAAGGAGAAAATGCCTAGATTGCCTTGAACAGACTGTTAGTAACTATATAGATGTTAATGACTTTTCTAGTGAGAAGCAtggtaaagaaaatataacttgCCTTAGAAATACCTAAATCATTGTGAATAGATTGTTAAGTAGAAATAGGGATATTAAAGGCACTACTGTTAAGAGCTCAGAAGTAAATGAAGGGCATTTTATTGAAAAGTGGAAGAAAGGGGATTGTTGTGATATAGTGACAGGAAACAATGGAATTGTGTCCCTGCAATTATCTGGAAAGCAGAACTTTTAAAGAATGAAATCAGACCATTTGTTTGAGATTTCCAAGCCAAGAGTTAATAGTCCAGTCTGTTTTTTGTTCGTTTTTTAGTACACTTTTATTCAGCTTTAACaacttactttttatttaaaaatacttaacaacatgcagaaagttgcaaaaataatgaagaaaggtCTAATATATCCATAATCCAACTTCTCCTAGCCTGGTTTCTTCTTGTTGCTTAATTGTagtatgtgtgagagagaaaaattgagGGATGAACTGTTAAACAAAAAGGAACCATGACTTGATTTGGGAGATTCTTAGACTGCAAAAGAGGCTAGAATTAAGAGTTTACTGTCAAGAAAGATGACAACCTTTTGTTAATTCCTTAGAAAATATTCAGAGTAAGAACAGTTGGTCACACAAAAGGATCTTTGAAGAGACTAAATATGTAAGATCCCCTCAATCGAACCAGACAGCACCTAAGAAATTTAAGGGCATTGCCCTCAGCTAAATCAGCAAATCCCCATGATATACATAGGAGAACAACAAGGTTCTTGGGAATTTTATACCAGCAGAAACACTGCCAACTCTGACCGAAGAGGACAgagtgaggatgaaatgaaaggTTGTCAGACCCCCAAAATTCTATAGGCAGGAAACTGGCTGATTAGATTACATATCCAAATGTAAGCCACTGTTCATGAAAAAGGAAGACTGACACAGAGGATAGAGGCTTAAACCACAGAGAATATTCCTAGTCCTTGAAACTAAATGGTGTACATCTGACTGAATGTTGAAATTGCTTAGGACTTCTGACTTCCCTTTTTCTTTGAGAACAGGAACtcttatttcaaagaaaattgcctACAGCAGGGGACACAAACTCAAACGCTTACTCCAGGTTTGCAGATAACATAAATGAAGAAAGCAGGTGAGGAaggcactgtagcagtttggagGGGCAGCCTTAGTCTAGCTGGCTGATCTCACTGACAATACAGGCCCAATATTGCTGTATCATTCAAATATTCAAGAGCTAGGAATCAGATCTTTTTCTATGAAGTATCTCCAAACTCCCCCATCAGTGCTTTTAGTAGTCTACTTACATCTACAAAAATTGGACTTGTATGAAATTCCTATGTTCATCAAAAAGACAACATCAAATTGTTCAAATTcagttttattaaaattattcgGCAGTTTTGGTAGCAGTACCACATCTTTGATGGTGACTACTGGACATATTAGACATAAGTTTATGTTTTGGTTTGTTGTAGGTTGGGGTACATGTACGTTCTAAATTCCCTGCCCCACATTTCATCACATGGCAAAATGCTTTAAGTTTCTCTATCTACAATGACCTATTATTCATAGAAAAGgaatttgtaaaataataaaatccacagatttaaaaaaaattcccctcAAATATTAAGAACATATAAAGTATATTAAAGACATGTACATTTAGTCCTTCAGGTAGCAAGGCATGCATTTGATGTTTGtagtttcttgtttttatttattgctcattACAGTTCAGAGATCAAAGGGATTCAAAAAGCTAAACATTCCCAGTATGGTTCCAATGGCATTAAAGGACAGAACCAGGGCAGCACTTGATTCAGTCTTTAAAATCACAAAGACTTTTTCCTTTAATGGGACTTTTCTTCTGCAGTAGCTTAGGACACTATTTGCTCACTTAATGCCTTAAAATTAGCATCTGCCCTAGAGTAGATCTAAGTATTGGTTTATTTCAGAGTATTACTGGACAGCAAATGGTGGGAGGGCTTCCTTTCCATAGCAGAATGTTCAGCAGACCTAAAGTAAAAGTTTAGAGGGTTCGGTGCTTCTTAGTTGTTCTCCAGGGAACCTGAGTTTGtcttaaggaaagaaagaaaagtggtgTAAGAATCTTTGCATGAGTCAGGTCAGCATGTTTTAGTTGTCTTGCTCTTCCAGCAGTGAATGACAACTCACCTATGGCAATGGAACCTGTGGTTTTGGCCTTGTGATAAAAATCTTTCTTGGGAATGGGAGTGAGAAAGACAAAGCAGGGCACTAACTTCAAGACCATTACTTTAAATGGTCCATTCATCAGAAGTAAAAGATGGCCATACCCTATTAACTTCAAATTAGCACCCAATCAAAACAGGCCCATTTCTTTATCTATCAACTAGgttctcagtttttaaaagtcAACTATGCAAATTATTTGTGTTGTCCCAGCAAATTAGATCTATGGACATTATATCATAGCAGTAATAGCCATATTCAAAAGTAAAGTTTTCACTCTACTTTcataacaaatgatgaaaaacattttctttagaaataaatatacattttgAAGTTTTTTGAGAGAAAATTCTTTGCATCTAatttaatgtatatttataaattgaCACCATAGTCTCCAAAGTTaaagaaaagaattaagaaacagccctttcttctttctcccagaATTGAGGTTAATTTCATTCTTcactttaagaatatttaaaactTGAGCTGTTTGAATAATATTTAGAACAAAATAGCAATGCATACAGTGTAATGTCAACCCAAGCCTAGCAAAGCAATTAAACCTTGGAGAGAGGTGTTATACTTACAAATGGAGTCCTGATTCCAAATTTGCTATGGAATGTCATGGTGACTTTGTTTTTATGTCCTGTTCTTTGGTCAAAGGCATGGCATGTATCAAAAGGTGGACTGTACAAGTGAAGGCTCACAGCAGGTTCCGTGTGGCTGATATTCTCTACCCGATGCAAGCCAATGGAATCTAAACAATATCCAAGAGGGAAGACTAGATGAAGGAGTTTAGATGACATTTGATGGTAAAAATTTTTAGTCACTTAATATCATAAGTCAGTTTTGATGCTTTCAGAAACAGAAATAAGCTAGAATTGAAATTCTAGTTAAAGATGGTGACACACATGTATTAATTTGTGCTCCTTCTTGAAAACCtgcttaagaaaaaaagaataaaaaggcatAAACataacaaagacaaagaaaacgtGATACGAGAAAATAGTAATGAAAATTTGAAAGCTTGAAAGTAGATAGATGACTtgacagaggagagaaagctAAATCCTAAGCTCTCCATGGGGAATGTCAAGAAATAACCTGATTTACATCTTGAAACTTCCAAATAGCTCAGGAATTAGTAGCGCCAGTTAAGTCTGGAAATGATGGTGAAGGTAGCGCTAAAATAACAGAACTGGCTGAAAGCCCATTGAAAGAAGCAGAGTCTCAAATCCATTTCACCAATCCCTTTCACCCCCACCCCGAAGACAGCCTGGAAAGAGTAGTACAATGGAAGGATTGGTAGATACCAGGCACATTTGGGGGTACTAATAACAGGTGAATTAAGAAAAAACTTACACAATGAATGCAATATACTTACTTTCTTCACCACCTAGTATCAGAATGCTGCCAGAGAGGATTTTGTCCTCCAGGCAGGAGATGGAAAGCAGTTTCTCAGGGAATCTGatcaactcaaaaaaaaaaaaaaccctaaagggTTTTCTCCCCCCTAAAGATAATGCCATCAGGTGTTCTTCAAGGAAAATGTCCCATCAGATTATCTTAGAGTGAAGCCCAGTTGACAAGCCTTAACCATGTATTCCAAGCTTCTAATAAGATTTATCACCccccattttaaaatatgagacaTAGCCAGGGACACCAGACATTTGAGCAAAGTCTCTAGTATGAAAGACAGAGGCCAAGAAAACCTGATAAAAGCAACTTGAAACACAGACTACTTAGGAGAAGGCTTAAAAATAATACCTATCACTAATATTCTCAGaaagattaaagaaaacattatataaaaatggtaataaaagagcttttagaaataaaaaaagatgacagcaaaaataaaaactgaatagAAGAGTGAGAAGGGAAAGCTGAGGTAGATTCAAAGAACAAAAGGACAGAtgtaaaataggaaagaaaaaaaaatttttttaaatcagagaaTCAGAGGACTAGTCTCCGAGGTATAATATCTGAACATAATTAGTTTCAGAGGGAAgtaaacttggcccaatggatagggcatccacctaccacatgggaggtccttggttcaaaccctggggcctccttgacccgtgtggagctggcccatgagcagtgctgatgcacacaaggagtgccctgccaggtaggggtgtcccccgcatagtggagccccacgcacaaggagtgcgccccataaggagagctgcccagtgtgaaagaaagtgcagcctacccaggaatggcgccgcacacacggagagctaacacaaaaagatgacacaacaaaaggaaacacagattcctgatgccgctgataaggacagaagcagtcacaaaagaacacacggtgaatggacacagacaggagaCAACCCGGGCGGGCGGGgtgcgggggggaaggggagagaaataaataagtaaataaaagaaatttcagaaacaggaaggaaaaaaaaatctaagaagtaactcaaaaatattttcttgaaatgaaagacataaatttcCAGTTGAAAGAACCCAGAGTACCCAGCAAAATGAGTGAGAATTACAAAACAAGACACATTGATATCTTTTTTTCTACCTCTAGTATTCTGAAATTTCACAGTAATGGTATCATGTTTTCCAAAGTTTCTAGAAAGGAAATATGTTTCAGAGAAAGGTTCAGTAATCAGAATGGCATGGAAAAAGGTGCAGcagctttgggaagaaaacagacacttgaacagatacttgtaatcaatgttcatagcaacaatattcacaatagtcaaaaggtggaaacagcctaagtgtccatcaacagatgaatggattaaaaaatgtggtatatatattgAATGGACTATTATTTAGCTgtcaaaagaaataaagttcaaatacatgctacagcatagatgaagcttgaagacatcatacTGAAAGAAACCCAACACAGGGTCATATATTGATTCCACTTATAAGAAACTTTATAAAGACAaaggtagattagaggttaccaggaggGGGAAAAGGGAATTTATTGCTTGATAAGTAGCATTCTGTTTgtgatgatgaaaaagttttggtaatggtaatggatggtggtgataatagcacaatgatgaatataattaataccactgcaCTGTACACTCAAAAAGTTAAAATGGGACATTTCATGTTATgttaacaaaatgaaatttttgaaaaagaattagAATGGCATAGGGCTTTCAATAAGAACAGTAGAAGCTACAAAGTGTAAAACTGACCTTCATTGTTCTGAGAGAACATGATTGCCATAATTCATATATCATGATTGTCATAATTCTATATCTAGTTAAATTACCAATCAAGGAGCAAGAGGTAAAAAAAGAGACTTTTAGCTATATGAAGTCTCAAAATTTTGCCTTCCATGAACCCTTTTCCAAAGAGCCATTGGAGAATATGCTCTACCAAAACAAGGGCATGaaccaagaaagaaaatacaaggtCAGGAAACAGGAGCTCCAGCAAAAGAAGAGAGCAAAGGGAAAGTCAAGCCTAGAATGAAGTAAAGGGATTCCCCAGATAGCAGCTGTGCCCTGGCTTAGAAATCAACCAATTCAAATTGAGGTAGGTCAAAAAGAGAGATGTCTTcaagaagataatttaaaaagacaaaatgccaaattttaaaaaagtgttgaGAAGAAATTTACACAGCCAGGGCAAAGTTTAGAGATTAATATCAAGGAAAGAATTCAATGTAATTAATGTAGGCATCAATTTGGTCTTATGCTTTCTTTATGATCTAGCTCCATGAGTTTGCATAATGATGAAGGAAGaacaaagaataaaagcagacaactgaggttCTAATCACAGCTAGAGAAATTAGGTAGGTTAAATCAAACAAACATCAACTTCAAGGACCTtcagttttccttatttttaaaactgaggcCTAATTCTCAGATCTGCAAGTTCTTTGATTGTATAATTTTCTGCTTTCATAATAAACTGGCTTAAACACAATTTTAAACAAAAGTTCAATGCCCCTTAGAGTTGACTGCCCTTTATAAACACAATTACTTGTTTCACCAATTATAAGTATATATTCCATTTAATGCTTGCTAGAAAACCCTGCAAGGAAAGACCCTACAAAAACAAGTCATCCATCCTTTAGAGAAGCTTCCAAGACTCATGCATGAATTATTCgtgctataattttatttttgtctttgcttCCTTAGACATCATACCCATGGTTTACCACTTATATTGGATATTTTCTGATACTTATGGATAGCAGTTTGGTCAAGGCCCTGTCCACCTCTTGCCCATTACAATAGGCAACTGGGTCTCCTTGCCTCAATTCTCTCCTCCATCCTATGCTGCATACTGTTAACAAATAGATCAAGACATTAAAACTCTGCTGACCAAAAAAAGCTCTTAACTTAGCTAGTCTTGGAGACCCAGCATCTGATCTTACTTTACTCTCGTATTACTCCCCTGTCCAACCCCATTCTTCTTCCTTCCATCTTGCCAGACCATTCCTGAATAGCTTTCATTCTTTGTAACTATTCTGCCGTCACACATGCTATTCCCTGTACTTGAAACATCCTTCCCCCAGGTCACTACCTGTCTCCACCCATATCTCTGCACCTCTAAATATTAGAAGTTGAAATTTGTGGCCTTTGAGTTATTTGGGTAATTATTCTACAGATATGTCACCTAGTATTTTACAGGTTGGCAAAACTTGACATAAAGTTCAGAATTTCCATCTCCAGTGGAACAGATGTTGGGGAAATCTCACTGGAGCTGAGTGGCCACCACTGCTGTTCCCTTAGATAGTGTGGTAGGTATTCTCCAGTTCATCACACGTGGTCCTCACCACAGCCTTATCCCTGGCCTGCGTCATGCACTTACCTTATCTGCTTGGCTCCTATAGGTTTTTGCATTGGAGACTCTTGATAAAGTTGAGCTATTCTTCAAGATCTAATCTAGTTTCCCAAAGACTCTCAGCAACTCCAGCTAAGAAGAACCATTCTGAAAGCTTTGGCTTCATTTTGAGTGTTACACACAATAAACCTGTTCTTGGAAATTGGGTGTGCTTATACATAACAACCCTCAAACAGCTGAGTAAATGAATAAGAGTTTCCTGCTACACAAGAAACCAACAACTTTGTGCTATCTGAATGGGGATAAAAACCTTCCTACATAATCTGATTTTTTAAGTGCTATATATTCCTAAACTAACATCTAACAAACTTATATAAAGTATCAGTGCCAATAGTGgatatatgaaggaaaaaaaatagaaacactttGCCAGAAAAACCTCTGTAATACTCTATTACACCTAAGCAGGATAGCATCCTAATATGAGTATGAGTTTTGGAATCAAAttgcttgggttcaaatcccgaAGGCCACTTAAGAGCTGTGTGTCCTTGGATAAGTAATTAAATATATTGACATCTTCATCCATAAGTCGGAATAAAAAAATATCTACCCCATATAAGCTTTAATAAGCTTCTTGCAAACTCACTATTCCCTTTAGGAATATAAAAGTTTTCCATTGCCTCTCTTGAAGAGCATTTGGCTATCCTATCTCACATTTAAATTCTTGGgtaaaatatctagaaatcaCTGATAAACAATGTGCTTTTTAAAGTTTCCCATGATGATACTATTTTAAGCATGCTGTATATGCTGTGTGCATTTTAGAAAACAGGAACTAGTTAGCATTCATAATCACCTCTGGAACATTTCTTTACATTTCCTAACacaaatattatattttcaaCTTGTCCTAACTTTTTTGTTAAAAAGACTCTAAATATaacttattataataataataacaataaaataactaCCCCAAGTCTTGGGAGGTAAATTGTTTCAGTGGATGCTTATCTGTATGCAGATGTGTTTTTGTAAGTGATTCCACTCCAGAagcaaagactttaaaaacaaaacccaccGTTTTTAGGTCATTTCCCAAGTATATAAAATCATGACTGCATGATATAGGTTCCACTGGACATGTGTAAGCAACTAATATTTCTGATAGGAGCTCTAGGTTATTCCCACTTGCCCTCAGAAAAAGGTATAGGATGTTACCATTGATGTAGGCACCCTGGTTTTCCCTCAAGATTCTTTCAGACTTCTTGATCATCTCATTGGATTTTTTATCAGGCCAGGCAAATAGGGTCTCCTTTAGATTTCCCTGCAGCATCTTCAGAAAGCAGTGGGAGTCAGTGTGATCGTGGATACTGCTATatagacacaaaatgacaaaggAGCTTAGTAGTTGGTCCAGCATCCAGACCTGAGGTAGGAACAGTCTGCACAGACCTTACAGCTGCATACTGCCAACAGAACATCTCCCAGGCCAAAACCCAGCTGGGATGGATTTTTAAGATTCCAtcaattgggaagcagacttggcccagtggttagggtgtccgtctaccacatgggaggtccgcggttcaaaccccgggcctccttgatccatgtggagctggcccatgcacagtgctgatgcgcgcaagaagtgccctgccacagcaggggtgtcccctgagtaggggagccccatgcgcaaggagtgcctcccttaaggagagccgcccagcgcaaaagaaagtttagcctgcccaggaatggcactgcgcacacagagagctgacacataagataacacaacaaaaagaaacacagactcccatgccgctgacaacaacagaagcagacaaagaagaacacgcagcaaaatgaacacagagaacagacaactggggtggggtggggggaaggggagagaaataaataaataaatcttttaaaaaaaagatgtcatcAATTTACAATCTAACATTGTTCAGGACAAAGCAGTAAAATGATGTCACGCACATCAATGCATACAAGGGATGTAGTTTCGGTGCGTATCCTTACTAAAGATCAACAGTTAATTTTGTTTAAACCTTCTTATAACAGTACTGGGTAACAgagtaacaaaacaaacaaccctTCATCTTCCCCAAGATATGGCTTTTAGCAGTTTACTTAAAGTGGGCTAGAACTTGATTATAAAAGTACATTATAGTGATTAAGTGATTCTAAAATAGAACTTTTAGAAAGCCTAAATATAATGATTTATAACAATTTTACTATGCTGAGACCTCTAAcatttagtttttttccccccgactttttcttttttctcctttgtttggTAGGTGACGGAGGAGGGGAGTATGTGTATTATGTTATAATATGCTATAAAAGTATATATAGTGTTACTATTTTGTAGATTTAGAGCGTATCCTACCTGAGATTATCTCTCAATATTGGTGGGAAAAAGTAAATTTGATTTGGGGAAAGAAAGGCTTTATTCAAGTAATCTTTGGAGTAAATAGTTTATTTAATATATGAACTAGTAAGAAAGTATTACCTATCAGCTATAGGGTTGATGAAAAGGTATGAACCCGTACGTGTTATTGGCATTTATTTTGTATGCTGAATTCTATTAAGACACCCCTCCCTGGCCACACACCCACCAGAACTTGTTTCGTTAAATCCTCAGATCCTTCTTATTCCTAGTTTTTAAAGTCTCAACAggctttcaaaaaatattaagtgAATGAATGGAAACAACTCTGTTCCACATGAATAAACACATGTACTCTACAGAGAAGATGGAGCTTGTACCCAGGTTTCCAAAGCCTTGTGAATTTACGTTTCTCTTCTCTCATTAAAAAATGGGTctggtctatttatttatttatttattttatacattctcAAGAAGAATCTTTTTAAAGAGATAACAAAACTCAGTTGGTAATAAGACCAGCAAAAGTGTAGCTAAAGAAAAGTTAAGGAATCAAGTTTCAAAAGAGAAGTAATAGTTTAAAGTTGCTTTGCCCTCTAGGTAAAGCAGCTAAACAATTAACTTGAAgtagaaataatttttctgaattgGAGAACTGCTTTTCTAGCTCAAGTATCCAGATGCTTTGGTCTTTGGTCCAACGATTGTTTACACATACCTTAAAGCTACACAAAGGTCAAGATATGGCATAATTCCACATAAAGTTTAACTCCATAGAGAACAGAGAAATATTAAGCTGGTTACTTACCTCCTTTGATTTAAACTCATTTTTTGGACAGGTTTTTATATTGATGGTGTAATTCTAAACTCTTATGCTAATTTCATGAGAATTTTTGGTGGGATTAGGGGATATTGTAAACAAATTCTAAAATGGGATTTGTTAGTGTTCACAAGATTTGTGGCTAGcttgacattttatttctcttatctgtaacaggtgcttaataaatatctgtGAATGAAATGGTTGAATTACCTGCCATGTCCTTCACCCCAGCACAGAATCATCAGattaaattttccatttccttgatCCACAAGATTTCGAGTatacctaaaaagaaaatattgggaagTTTGTATTTGATGAAACAAGAACTGGGAAAAATAAGTGTGTCACAAAGcatcattcattcaaaaatattaatgTTTCTACCTCTGTGCAACTTTGAAAGTGGGTTTCTAACTAGAGATCCAgcatgaatgaaaacaaatactTTTTCACAGTTCATTTTGGACATTTCTGTATTTTGATTCACTGCATTTACTGAGGTCACTATTCAGTTTTAATGAGTGCcatggaaaaggaacagaaaaaaaaatcaaactccaGGAT
Protein-coding sequences here:
- the CDO1 gene encoding cysteine dioxygenase type 1; its protein translation is MEQTEVLKPRTLADLIRILHQLFARDEVNVEEVQAVMEAYESDPAEWAVYAKFDQYRYTRNLVDQGNGKFNLMILCWGEGHGSSIHDHTDSHCFLKMLQGNLKETLFAWPDKKSNEMIKKSERILRENQGAYINDSIGLHRVENISHTEPAVSLHLYSPPFDTCHAFDQRTGHKNKVTMTFHSKFGIRTPFTNSGSLENN